The Echeneis naucrates chromosome 23, fEcheNa1.1, whole genome shotgun sequence genome has a segment encoding these proteins:
- the shank3b gene encoding SH3 and multiple ankyrin repeat domains protein 3 isoform X1, which yields MPLSPAADTKHDRPRQQAVTNGNPTGSAVARDDDGDDTPPGNSIVVRIGIPDLQQTKCLRLDPELPVWTSKQRVLVTLTQSLSDVLNYGLFQPAFNGRAGKFLDEERLLKEYPLPPITPIPYLEFRYKRRVYTQSYVDDKQLAKLHTKANLKRFMEHVHQKNVEKVSKWLEKGLDPNFHDSDNGECPLTLAVQLEESCELIKVLRSGGAHLDFRTRDGITALHRAVLCRNSAALTTLLDLGASPDYKDSRGLTPLYHSAMVGGAPYCCELLLQDHASIGMTDENGWQEIHQACRYGNVQHLEHLLFYGADMSSQNASGNTALHLCALYNQDSCARVLLFRGANKDIKNYNNQTAFQVAIIAGNFDLAEIIKIHKTSDVVPFRETPSYTKRRRVGMTRTAAGNGLSSPRSLIRSASDNALESPASSPGPSLQSLETHHDTHTHSLRRHTRRLSPSGGGHVETSPPPSPPLTPQLRKRRLYSAVPGRTFIATRSHVPQGPGEIQLHRGERVKVLSIGEGGFWEGSVKGRTGWFPAECVEEVQMRQYDPRLETREDRTKRLFRHYTVGSYDNYTSYSDYVIEEKTAVLQKRESEGFGFVLRGAKAETPIEEFAPTPAFPALQYLESVDQGGVAWRAGLRTGDFLIEVNGTDVVKVGHRQVVALIRQGGSRLLMKVVSVSRKSESNLIRKKAPPPPKRAPSTSLTLRSKSMTADLEEIARRRRFEKLDEMLASGQQEVVLRARPSDDFRAATVKQRPTSRRITQAEINSLFERQGLVPPTAPEKSTMALPRGMSRTKSFGTPEDDRISALINESRFPRSSSLTDSFIPPPPQTAPPPPPSASSASSLFLLDSGPPPSFLPPPPPARGEGLTRSSFKPGAEPRLQELSDSPTRSHAHAERQRKARSMIILQDTPPPLQPDVHATATHTATHTLHTATHTSTLSLHSTSPALGHSPLSRRRGRPIENPYANVGQQAPPTKPQRRKSPLLKQLPVEEQGLGIKDHDSSKSDGGGPGSPSRAELYQQQVLSERARVQGRRSSLFLSVEGAGSENQVPPLLTQSHSMDDLGELPPPAPVLSPSPTPHTFLHPLTGKPLDPSSPLALALAARERALTARTPSPEPRTKHASSSTTPIPTPAASPEGRHKRTPIATPQSSPEPRSKRTTPQTSPEQRTKRTTPQTSPELRHKRITPPLFPDGQVERPETEGGVTSPAGPSPERWRPSPLPSLANESHSALIDRRRSLTVGSSEEEGGAYTVTLPPALLSSSDEETREELRRIGLVTPPPAFASPPAPPTPSSLTLLPRRSGEGGGGESGPDSLGRRDEEEGGDERLHDSSSSPSSLPPSITLASPPAPSSPSSPPAAHPSPSSAVTSPSGLKPRLRSPIGRGRSALRDPLLKQSSDSELLPSAASSSSPSSPLCSSPTGGGGRQPRYLFQRRSKLWGGGDDRGEERRGISPEEGGGRPAALGGQGSGSAVDLTSRSASALELSGRAGSGLDLANRLQLLNKDSHSLGEEPSPLDPGRRSPVGGARCVDRGESKSLFSSLGELHTISQRGFGASYTVRPGSRYPVTRRSPSPSASPADRSIGLTSSAAPCSERPDLSSGRGLTILKSSSLSLPSEPKEVRFVMRSASARTRSRSPSPSPHASPCPSPVLSGPLLALRPWRQRPLNLWNKYDVGDWLESVGLAEHRQRFQEHEIEGSHLPALTKEDYVELGVTRLGHRINIERALRQLLDGST from the exons ATGCCTCTGAGTCCGGCTGCTGACACCAAACATGATCGCCCGCGACAACAGGCGGTTACTAACGGCAACCCGACAGGCTCTGCTGTTGCCAGGGACGACGACGGGGATGACACGCCCCCTGGAAACAGCATTGTCGTCCGTATCGGCATCCCGGACCTTCAGCAGacg AAGTGTTTGCGGTTGGACCCAGAGTTACCAGTTTGGACCAGTAAGCAGAGGGTTCTGGTGACGTTGACTCAGTCTCTGTCGGATGTTTTGAACTATGGTCTCTTCCAGCCGGCGTTCAACGGCCGAGCCGGAAAGTTTCTGGACGAGGAGCGCCTGCTGAAGGAGTATCCCCTCCCCCCCATCACCCCCATCCCCTACCTGGAG tTTCGTTATAAGAGGAGAGTTTACACTCAGAGCTACGTGGATGATAAACAGCTGGCCAAGTTACACACCAAG GCCAATCTGAAGCGTTTCATGGAGCACGTGCATCAGAAGAACGTGGAGAAGGTTTCCAAGTGGCTGGAGAAAGGCCTGGACCCCAACTTCCATGACTCGGACAATGGGG aGTGTCCTCTGACTCTGGCCGTGCAGTTGGAGGAAAGCTGCGAGCTGATCAAAGTTCTCCGCAGCGGTGGAGCTCACCTGGACTTCAGGACCCGGGACGGCATCACGGCCCTCCATCGAGCCGTCCTCTGCAGGAACAGCGCAGCTCTGACT ACCCTGCTGGACCTCGGAGCCTCTCCGGACTACAAGGACAGCAGAGGCCTCACGCCTCTGTATCACTCTGCCATGGTGGGCGGCGCCCCCTACTGCtgcgagctgctgctgcaggaccaCGCCAGCATCG GAATGACTGATGAGAACGGGTGGCAGGAAATCCACCAg GCATGTCGCTATGGTAACGTGCAGCACTTGGAGCACCTGCTGTTCTACGGTGCTGACATGAGCTCCCAGAATGCATCTGGAAACACCGCACTGCACCTTTGTGCGCTCTATAACCag GACAGTTGTGCGAGAGTGCTGCTGTTCAGAGGAGCCAACAAAGACATCAAGAACTACAACAACCAGACAGCCTTTCag gtGGCGATCATTGCTGGGAACTTTGATCTTGCAGAAATCATAAAGATCCATAAAACTTCTGATGTTG TTCCCTTCAGAGAAACTCCCTCCTACACAAAACGTCGCCGAGTCGGAATGACCAGGACGGCAGCAGGAAACGGTCTGTCGTCACCGCGCTCTCTGATTCGCTCAGCCAGTGACAATGCTTTGGAAAGCCCCGCCTCCTCCCCTGGCCCCTCCCTCCAAAGTCTGGAGACTCACCacgatacacacacacactctctacGGCGACACACACGCCGACTCAG CCCGAGTGGTGGAGGTCATGTGGAGACCAgcccgcccccctcccctcctctgacCCCCcaactgaggaagaggaggctttACAGCGCCGTACCAGGACGCACCTTCATCGCCACGAGGTCCCACGTCCCCCAGGGGCCCGGCGAGATCCAGCTGCACCGAGGAgagagggtcaaag TGTTGTCTATCGGAGAAGGAGGATTCTGGGAAGGAAGTGTTAAAGGAAGAACCGGCTGGTTTCCTGCTGAATGTGTTGAAGAAGTCCAGATGAGACAGTACGACCCCAGACTGG AGACGAGGGAGGACCGAACCAAGAGGCTGTTCAGACATTACACTGTAGGATCCTACGACAACTACACCTCCTACAG CGACTACGTTATTGAGGAGAAGACGGCCGTGctgcagaagagagagagcgagggattCGGCTTCGTCCTCAGAGGAGCTAAAG CTGAGACGCCCATCGAGGAGTTTGCCCCCACTCCGGCATTTCCCGCTCTTCAGTACCTGGAGTCAGTTGATCAGGGGGGCGTGGCTTGGAGGGCGGGGTTACGAACTGGAGACTTCCTCATAGAG GTGAACGGTACCGACGTGGTGAAGGTGGGTCACCGTCAGGTGGTCGCTCTGATCCGACAGGGAGGAAGCCGCCTGTTGATGAAAGTCGTGTCTGTTTCCAGAAAATCTGAATCCAACCTGATCAGGAAGAAAG CTCCGCCCCCTCCGAAACGAGCCCCGAGCACATCGCTGACTCTCCGGTCCAAGTCCATGACCGCCGACCTGGAGGAGATag CCAGGAGGAGACGCTTCG AGAAGCTGGACGAGATGTTGGCCAGCGGCCAGCAGGAAGTGGTCCTGAGGGCGCGTCCGTCCGATGACTTCAGAGCGGCAACGGTCAAACAGCGACCGACCAGCCGACGGATCACACAGGCTGAGATTAAT tccCTGTTTGAGCGTCAGGGCCTGGTGCCCCCCACCGCCCCCGAAAAGAGCACCATGGCCTTACCCAGAGGGATGTCCAGGACCAAGAGCTTCG GGACACCTGAGGACGACAGGATCTCCGCTCTGATCAATGAGAGTCGGTTTCCACGGAGCTCCTCGCTGACAGACAGcttcatccctcctcctcctcaaacagctccgcctcctcctccctccgcctcctcagcctcctcactTTTCCTCCTTGACTCCGGGccacctccctccttccttccccctcctccccctgccAGAGGTGAGGGGCTTACCCGCTCCAGCTTCAAGCCGGGAGCAGAGCCAAGGCTGCAAGAGCTCTCTGATTCGCCGACAAGGAGCCACGCCCACGCCGAGCGGCAGAGGAAGGCGAGGTCGATGATCATCCTGCAGGACACGCCTCCGCCGCTGCAGCCCGACGTTCACGCCACCGCCACGCACACCGCTACTCACACGCTTCATACAGCCACGCACACTTCCACACTGTCTCTCCACAGCACCAGCCCCGCCCTCGGCCACTCACCACTGTCACGCCGCCGGGGTAGACCAATAGAAAACCCTTATGCTAACGTGGGACAGCAGGCTCCGCCCACCAaaccacagaggaggaagtcACCTTTGTTGAAACAGCTTCCTGTAGAGGAGCAGG GTCTTGGAATCAAAGATCATGATTCCTCCAAATCAGATGGAGGCGGGCCCGGCAGCCCAAGCAGAGCGGAGCTGTACCAGCAGCAGGTTCTTTCTGAGCGCGCCCGGGTTCAGGGGCGCcggtcctctctcttcctgtctgtcgAGGGGGCGGGCTCAGAAAACCAAGTGCCGCCTCTCCTGACTCAGAGCCACTCGATGGACGACCTTGGCGAGCTTCCTCCTCCGGCCCCGGTTCTATCGCCTTCGCCAACGCCCCACACCTTCCTCCACCCGCTGACGGGGAAACCTCTGG ATCCGTCCTCTCCGCTCGCTCTGGCTCTCGCTGCACGAGAACGAGCGCTGACAGCCCGAACCCCGAGCCCCGAGCCTCGGACTAAACACGCCTCTTCTTCCACCACACCCATCCCCACCCCCGCTGCCAGCCCGGAGGGCAGACACAAGCGCACCCCTATTGCCACCCCACAGAGCAGCCCTGAGCCCCGGTCAAAGCGCACCACCCCTCAAACGAGCCCAGAGCAGCGAACCAAGCGCACTACACCACAAACCAGCCCTGAGCTACGGCATAAACGCATAACCCCGCCCCTCTTCCCGGACGGACAGGTGGAGCGTCcagaaacagagggaggagtgACATCACCAGCTGGCCCCTCCCCTGAACGCTGGAGACCTTCCCCTTTGCCGTCGCTGGCCAATGAGAGTCACTCTGCTCTGATTGACAGACGCAGAAGCCTCACAGTGGGCAGCTCAGAGGAAGAGGGCGGAGCTTACACAGTGACACTCCCACCAGCATTGTTGTCATCCAGCGATGAGGAAACTCGGGAGGAGCTACGCAGAATTGGTCTGGTGACTCCTCCCCCTGCTTTTGCCagtcctcctgctcctcctacCCCATCCTCTCTCACCCTGTTGCCACGACGAAGCGGGGAGGGAGGCGGAGGGGAGAGTGGCCCCGACTCCCTGGGAAGACgagatgaggaggaaggaggtgaCGAACGGCTCCACGATagctcctcctcccccagctcacttcctccctccattACTTTGGCCTCCCCTCCTGCTCCGtcctcaccctcctctccaCCTGCTGCTCACCCATCTCCCTCCTCCGCCGTCACTTCCCCATCCGGCCTAAAGCCCCGCCTTCGTTCGCCAATTGGCCGAGGCCGGTCAGCGCTTCGAGACCCGCTGCTGAAACAATCCTCTGACAGCGAGCTCCTCCCCTCAGCTgcatcctcttcctcaccaTCCTCGCCGCTCTGTTCCTCCCCAACAGGCGGCGGTGGCCGGCAGCCACGATACCTGTTCCAGAGGAGGTCCAAGCTGTGGGGTGGAGGGGACGACCGAGGGGAGGAGCGCCGGGGCATCAGCccggaggagggaggaggccGCCCGGCGGCGTTGGGAGGTCAGGGGTCGGGATCAGCTGTGGATCTCACCAGCCGCTCAGCGTCGGCGCTGGAGTTGAGCGGCAGAGCTGGATCCGGACTGGACCTCGCTAAtcggctgcagctgctgaacaaAGACAGTCACTCTCTGGGGGAGGAGCCAAGCCCCCTGGACCCTGGACGGAGGTCACCAGTAGGCGGAGCTAG atgtgtggacagaggagagagtAAATC GCTGTTTTCCAGTCTCGGCGAACTCCACACCATCTCCCAGCGAGGATTTGGCGCCAGCTATACGGTCCGACCAGGAAGTCGCTACCCTGTAACCCGCCGGagcccctccccctctgcctcCCCCGCTGATAGGTCAATAGGGCTCACTTCCTCCGCCGCTCCCTGCTCTGAGAGGCCAGATCTGAGCTCGGGTCGCGGTCTGACCATCCTGAAGTCGTCCAGTCTCAGCCTCCCCTCAGAACCGAAGGAGGTTCGGTTCGTGATGCGGAGCGCCAGCGCACGAACCAGATCCCGTTCCCCTTCGCCGTCACCCCACGCCTCACCATGCCCCTCTCCGGTCCTCAGTGGCCCCCTGCTGGCCCTTCGGCCATGGCGGCAGCGGCCCCTCAACCTGTGGAACAAATACGACGTGGGGGACTGGCTGGAGAGCGTCGGCCTGGCCGAACACCGCCAGCGCTTCCAGGAGCACGAGATCGAAGGCTCCCATCTCCCCGCCCTCACCAAGGAGGACTATGTGGAGCTGGGTGTCACCAGACTGGGACACCGTATCAACATCGAGAGGGCACTCAGACAGCTGCTGGATGGTTCCACTTGA
- the shank3b gene encoding SH3 and multiple ankyrin repeat domains protein 3 isoform X2, with the protein MPLSPAADTKHDRPRQQAVTNGNPTGSAVARDDDGDDTPPGNSIVVRIGIPDLQQTKCLRLDPELPVWTSKQRVLVTLTQSLSDVLNYGLFQPAFNGRAGKFLDEERLLKEYPLPPITPIPYLEFRYKRRVYTQSYVDDKQLAKLHTKANLKRFMEHVHQKNVEKVSKWLEKGLDPNFHDSDNGECPLTLAVQLEESCELIKVLRSGGAHLDFRTRDGITALHRAVLCRNSAALTTLLDLGASPDYKDSRGLTPLYHSAMVGGAPYCCELLLQDHASIGMTDENGWQEIHQACRYGNVQHLEHLLFYGADMSSQNASGNTALHLCALYNQDSCARVLLFRGANKDIKNYNNQTAFQVAIIAGNFDLAEIIKIHKTSDVVPFRETPSYTKRRRVGMTRTAAGNGLSSPRSLIRSASDNALESPASSPGPSLQSLETHHDTHTHSLRRHTRRLSPSGGGHVETSPPPSPPLTPQLRKRRLYSAVPGRTFIATRSHVPQGPGEIQLHRGERVKVLSIGEGGFWEGSVKGRTGWFPAECVEEVQMRQYDPRLETREDRTKRLFRHYTVGSYDNYTSYSDYVIEEKTAVLQKRESEGFGFVLRGAKAETPIEEFAPTPAFPALQYLESVDQGGVAWRAGLRTGDFLIEVNGTDVVKVGHRQVVALIRQGGSRLLMKVVSVSRKSESNLIRKKAPPPPKRAPSTSLTLRSKSMTADLEEIEKLDEMLASGQQEVVLRARPSDDFRAATVKQRPTSRRITQAEINSLFERQGLVPPTAPEKSTMALPRGMSRTKSFGTPEDDRISALINESRFPRSSSLTDSFIPPPPQTAPPPPPSASSASSLFLLDSGPPPSFLPPPPPARGEGLTRSSFKPGAEPRLQELSDSPTRSHAHAERQRKARSMIILQDTPPPLQPDVHATATHTATHTLHTATHTSTLSLHSTSPALGHSPLSRRRGRPIENPYANVGQQAPPTKPQRRKSPLLKQLPVEEQGLGIKDHDSSKSDGGGPGSPSRAELYQQQVLSERARVQGRRSSLFLSVEGAGSENQVPPLLTQSHSMDDLGELPPPAPVLSPSPTPHTFLHPLTGKPLDPSSPLALALAARERALTARTPSPEPRTKHASSSTTPIPTPAASPEGRHKRTPIATPQSSPEPRSKRTTPQTSPEQRTKRTTPQTSPELRHKRITPPLFPDGQVERPETEGGVTSPAGPSPERWRPSPLPSLANESHSALIDRRRSLTVGSSEEEGGAYTVTLPPALLSSSDEETREELRRIGLVTPPPAFASPPAPPTPSSLTLLPRRSGEGGGGESGPDSLGRRDEEEGGDERLHDSSSSPSSLPPSITLASPPAPSSPSSPPAAHPSPSSAVTSPSGLKPRLRSPIGRGRSALRDPLLKQSSDSELLPSAASSSSPSSPLCSSPTGGGGRQPRYLFQRRSKLWGGGDDRGEERRGISPEEGGGRPAALGGQGSGSAVDLTSRSASALELSGRAGSGLDLANRLQLLNKDSHSLGEEPSPLDPGRRSPVGGARCVDRGESKSLFSSLGELHTISQRGFGASYTVRPGSRYPVTRRSPSPSASPADRSIGLTSSAAPCSERPDLSSGRGLTILKSSSLSLPSEPKEVRFVMRSASARTRSRSPSPSPHASPCPSPVLSGPLLALRPWRQRPLNLWNKYDVGDWLESVGLAEHRQRFQEHEIEGSHLPALTKEDYVELGVTRLGHRINIERALRQLLDGST; encoded by the exons ATGCCTCTGAGTCCGGCTGCTGACACCAAACATGATCGCCCGCGACAACAGGCGGTTACTAACGGCAACCCGACAGGCTCTGCTGTTGCCAGGGACGACGACGGGGATGACACGCCCCCTGGAAACAGCATTGTCGTCCGTATCGGCATCCCGGACCTTCAGCAGacg AAGTGTTTGCGGTTGGACCCAGAGTTACCAGTTTGGACCAGTAAGCAGAGGGTTCTGGTGACGTTGACTCAGTCTCTGTCGGATGTTTTGAACTATGGTCTCTTCCAGCCGGCGTTCAACGGCCGAGCCGGAAAGTTTCTGGACGAGGAGCGCCTGCTGAAGGAGTATCCCCTCCCCCCCATCACCCCCATCCCCTACCTGGAG tTTCGTTATAAGAGGAGAGTTTACACTCAGAGCTACGTGGATGATAAACAGCTGGCCAAGTTACACACCAAG GCCAATCTGAAGCGTTTCATGGAGCACGTGCATCAGAAGAACGTGGAGAAGGTTTCCAAGTGGCTGGAGAAAGGCCTGGACCCCAACTTCCATGACTCGGACAATGGGG aGTGTCCTCTGACTCTGGCCGTGCAGTTGGAGGAAAGCTGCGAGCTGATCAAAGTTCTCCGCAGCGGTGGAGCTCACCTGGACTTCAGGACCCGGGACGGCATCACGGCCCTCCATCGAGCCGTCCTCTGCAGGAACAGCGCAGCTCTGACT ACCCTGCTGGACCTCGGAGCCTCTCCGGACTACAAGGACAGCAGAGGCCTCACGCCTCTGTATCACTCTGCCATGGTGGGCGGCGCCCCCTACTGCtgcgagctgctgctgcaggaccaCGCCAGCATCG GAATGACTGATGAGAACGGGTGGCAGGAAATCCACCAg GCATGTCGCTATGGTAACGTGCAGCACTTGGAGCACCTGCTGTTCTACGGTGCTGACATGAGCTCCCAGAATGCATCTGGAAACACCGCACTGCACCTTTGTGCGCTCTATAACCag GACAGTTGTGCGAGAGTGCTGCTGTTCAGAGGAGCCAACAAAGACATCAAGAACTACAACAACCAGACAGCCTTTCag gtGGCGATCATTGCTGGGAACTTTGATCTTGCAGAAATCATAAAGATCCATAAAACTTCTGATGTTG TTCCCTTCAGAGAAACTCCCTCCTACACAAAACGTCGCCGAGTCGGAATGACCAGGACGGCAGCAGGAAACGGTCTGTCGTCACCGCGCTCTCTGATTCGCTCAGCCAGTGACAATGCTTTGGAAAGCCCCGCCTCCTCCCCTGGCCCCTCCCTCCAAAGTCTGGAGACTCACCacgatacacacacacactctctacGGCGACACACACGCCGACTCAG CCCGAGTGGTGGAGGTCATGTGGAGACCAgcccgcccccctcccctcctctgacCCCCcaactgaggaagaggaggctttACAGCGCCGTACCAGGACGCACCTTCATCGCCACGAGGTCCCACGTCCCCCAGGGGCCCGGCGAGATCCAGCTGCACCGAGGAgagagggtcaaag TGTTGTCTATCGGAGAAGGAGGATTCTGGGAAGGAAGTGTTAAAGGAAGAACCGGCTGGTTTCCTGCTGAATGTGTTGAAGAAGTCCAGATGAGACAGTACGACCCCAGACTGG AGACGAGGGAGGACCGAACCAAGAGGCTGTTCAGACATTACACTGTAGGATCCTACGACAACTACACCTCCTACAG CGACTACGTTATTGAGGAGAAGACGGCCGTGctgcagaagagagagagcgagggattCGGCTTCGTCCTCAGAGGAGCTAAAG CTGAGACGCCCATCGAGGAGTTTGCCCCCACTCCGGCATTTCCCGCTCTTCAGTACCTGGAGTCAGTTGATCAGGGGGGCGTGGCTTGGAGGGCGGGGTTACGAACTGGAGACTTCCTCATAGAG GTGAACGGTACCGACGTGGTGAAGGTGGGTCACCGTCAGGTGGTCGCTCTGATCCGACAGGGAGGAAGCCGCCTGTTGATGAAAGTCGTGTCTGTTTCCAGAAAATCTGAATCCAACCTGATCAGGAAGAAAG CTCCGCCCCCTCCGAAACGAGCCCCGAGCACATCGCTGACTCTCCGGTCCAAGTCCATGACCGCCGACCTGGAGGAGATag AGAAGCTGGACGAGATGTTGGCCAGCGGCCAGCAGGAAGTGGTCCTGAGGGCGCGTCCGTCCGATGACTTCAGAGCGGCAACGGTCAAACAGCGACCGACCAGCCGACGGATCACACAGGCTGAGATTAAT tccCTGTTTGAGCGTCAGGGCCTGGTGCCCCCCACCGCCCCCGAAAAGAGCACCATGGCCTTACCCAGAGGGATGTCCAGGACCAAGAGCTTCG GGACACCTGAGGACGACAGGATCTCCGCTCTGATCAATGAGAGTCGGTTTCCACGGAGCTCCTCGCTGACAGACAGcttcatccctcctcctcctcaaacagctccgcctcctcctccctccgcctcctcagcctcctcactTTTCCTCCTTGACTCCGGGccacctccctccttccttccccctcctccccctgccAGAGGTGAGGGGCTTACCCGCTCCAGCTTCAAGCCGGGAGCAGAGCCAAGGCTGCAAGAGCTCTCTGATTCGCCGACAAGGAGCCACGCCCACGCCGAGCGGCAGAGGAAGGCGAGGTCGATGATCATCCTGCAGGACACGCCTCCGCCGCTGCAGCCCGACGTTCACGCCACCGCCACGCACACCGCTACTCACACGCTTCATACAGCCACGCACACTTCCACACTGTCTCTCCACAGCACCAGCCCCGCCCTCGGCCACTCACCACTGTCACGCCGCCGGGGTAGACCAATAGAAAACCCTTATGCTAACGTGGGACAGCAGGCTCCGCCCACCAaaccacagaggaggaagtcACCTTTGTTGAAACAGCTTCCTGTAGAGGAGCAGG GTCTTGGAATCAAAGATCATGATTCCTCCAAATCAGATGGAGGCGGGCCCGGCAGCCCAAGCAGAGCGGAGCTGTACCAGCAGCAGGTTCTTTCTGAGCGCGCCCGGGTTCAGGGGCGCcggtcctctctcttcctgtctgtcgAGGGGGCGGGCTCAGAAAACCAAGTGCCGCCTCTCCTGACTCAGAGCCACTCGATGGACGACCTTGGCGAGCTTCCTCCTCCGGCCCCGGTTCTATCGCCTTCGCCAACGCCCCACACCTTCCTCCACCCGCTGACGGGGAAACCTCTGG ATCCGTCCTCTCCGCTCGCTCTGGCTCTCGCTGCACGAGAACGAGCGCTGACAGCCCGAACCCCGAGCCCCGAGCCTCGGACTAAACACGCCTCTTCTTCCACCACACCCATCCCCACCCCCGCTGCCAGCCCGGAGGGCAGACACAAGCGCACCCCTATTGCCACCCCACAGAGCAGCCCTGAGCCCCGGTCAAAGCGCACCACCCCTCAAACGAGCCCAGAGCAGCGAACCAAGCGCACTACACCACAAACCAGCCCTGAGCTACGGCATAAACGCATAACCCCGCCCCTCTTCCCGGACGGACAGGTGGAGCGTCcagaaacagagggaggagtgACATCACCAGCTGGCCCCTCCCCTGAACGCTGGAGACCTTCCCCTTTGCCGTCGCTGGCCAATGAGAGTCACTCTGCTCTGATTGACAGACGCAGAAGCCTCACAGTGGGCAGCTCAGAGGAAGAGGGCGGAGCTTACACAGTGACACTCCCACCAGCATTGTTGTCATCCAGCGATGAGGAAACTCGGGAGGAGCTACGCAGAATTGGTCTGGTGACTCCTCCCCCTGCTTTTGCCagtcctcctgctcctcctacCCCATCCTCTCTCACCCTGTTGCCACGACGAAGCGGGGAGGGAGGCGGAGGGGAGAGTGGCCCCGACTCCCTGGGAAGACgagatgaggaggaaggaggtgaCGAACGGCTCCACGATagctcctcctcccccagctcacttcctccctccattACTTTGGCCTCCCCTCCTGCTCCGtcctcaccctcctctccaCCTGCTGCTCACCCATCTCCCTCCTCCGCCGTCACTTCCCCATCCGGCCTAAAGCCCCGCCTTCGTTCGCCAATTGGCCGAGGCCGGTCAGCGCTTCGAGACCCGCTGCTGAAACAATCCTCTGACAGCGAGCTCCTCCCCTCAGCTgcatcctcttcctcaccaTCCTCGCCGCTCTGTTCCTCCCCAACAGGCGGCGGTGGCCGGCAGCCACGATACCTGTTCCAGAGGAGGTCCAAGCTGTGGGGTGGAGGGGACGACCGAGGGGAGGAGCGCCGGGGCATCAGCccggaggagggaggaggccGCCCGGCGGCGTTGGGAGGTCAGGGGTCGGGATCAGCTGTGGATCTCACCAGCCGCTCAGCGTCGGCGCTGGAGTTGAGCGGCAGAGCTGGATCCGGACTGGACCTCGCTAAtcggctgcagctgctgaacaaAGACAGTCACTCTCTGGGGGAGGAGCCAAGCCCCCTGGACCCTGGACGGAGGTCACCAGTAGGCGGAGCTAG atgtgtggacagaggagagagtAAATC GCTGTTTTCCAGTCTCGGCGAACTCCACACCATCTCCCAGCGAGGATTTGGCGCCAGCTATACGGTCCGACCAGGAAGTCGCTACCCTGTAACCCGCCGGagcccctccccctctgcctcCCCCGCTGATAGGTCAATAGGGCTCACTTCCTCCGCCGCTCCCTGCTCTGAGAGGCCAGATCTGAGCTCGGGTCGCGGTCTGACCATCCTGAAGTCGTCCAGTCTCAGCCTCCCCTCAGAACCGAAGGAGGTTCGGTTCGTGATGCGGAGCGCCAGCGCACGAACCAGATCCCGTTCCCCTTCGCCGTCACCCCACGCCTCACCATGCCCCTCTCCGGTCCTCAGTGGCCCCCTGCTGGCCCTTCGGCCATGGCGGCAGCGGCCCCTCAACCTGTGGAACAAATACGACGTGGGGGACTGGCTGGAGAGCGTCGGCCTGGCCGAACACCGCCAGCGCTTCCAGGAGCACGAGATCGAAGGCTCCCATCTCCCCGCCCTCACCAAGGAGGACTATGTGGAGCTGGGTGTCACCAGACTGGGACACCGTATCAACATCGAGAGGGCACTCAGACAGCTGCTGGATGGTTCCACTTGA